The Geothrix sp. genome window below encodes:
- the folP gene encoding dihydropteroate synthase — MAPFDWGPLLGGGPLFLGILNLTPDSFSDGGRFAGPAAALEQAHALVQAGAGMLDLGAESTRPGAEIVAPDTEWSRLEPVLSSLAAARPGIPLSLDTRYALTASRGLATGVRVINDVTGFSDPAMLALAAHSPCGLIAMRSRRAGAGFHMPPYDDPAPRDAEQALAELRAVRDRLLGAGISPERLLLDPGFGFGTTFAEDLALWEALPRLPELLDWPAERFCIGLSRKRFLAIRAGRPDLAPNLRDGLTAQAHAEAAQWGYQVFRTHAIA, encoded by the coding sequence ATGGCGCCGTTCGACTGGGGACCGCTTCTCGGGGGCGGTCCCCTTTTTCTCGGCATTCTGAATCTGACCCCAGACTCCTTCAGCGACGGGGGCCGGTTCGCGGGTCCCGCCGCGGCTCTGGAGCAGGCCCATGCCCTCGTCCAGGCCGGGGCAGGCATGCTCGACCTTGGCGCCGAGAGCACCCGCCCTGGGGCGGAGATCGTGGCCCCAGACACCGAATGGAGCCGTCTGGAGCCGGTCCTGTCCAGCCTCGCGGCGGCCCGTCCCGGGATCCCCCTCAGCCTGGATACGCGCTATGCGCTCACGGCCAGCCGTGGCCTCGCGACCGGCGTCAGGGTGATCAACGATGTCACGGGCTTTTCCGATCCGGCGATGCTGGCACTGGCGGCGCACTCCCCCTGCGGTCTCATCGCCATGCGGAGCCGCCGTGCGGGCGCGGGCTTCCACATGCCGCCCTACGACGATCCAGCCCCCCGGGATGCCGAACAGGCCCTTGCGGAGCTGCGCGCCGTCCGGGACCGCCTGCTCGGCGCCGGGATCTCCCCGGAGCGCCTACTGCTGGATCCCGGATTCGGCTTCGGAACCACCTTCGCGGAAGATCTCGCCCTGTGGGAGGCCCTGCCGCGCCTGCCGGAGCTCCTGGACTGGCCTGCCGAGCGGTTCTGCATTGGCCTTTCCCGGAAGCGCTTCCTGGCCATCCGGGCCGGCCGACCAGACCTCGCCCCCAACCTCCGCGACGGCCTCACGGCCCAGGCCCATGCCGAAGCAGCCCAATGGGGCTACCAGGTCTTCAGGACCCATGCCATCGCCTGA
- the ftsH gene encoding ATP-dependent zinc metalloprotease FtsH — translation MKSVLVWLGIVALLVLAFRQIPQNSRQIEIPFSTFYTEGVGGKYKSVTLSGFDVEGTYKQPEKNAKTGEAIERFRTVAPPMQDLGKVILSWKTEGQLEEFKAAKPSENNFAYVLMFWAPLLVFVVLWFVFMRQAQMGGNKALSFGKARAKGLSTSAKRITFADVAGCDEAKEELKEIVDFLKDPAKFVKLGGKIPKGVLLMGPPGTGKTLLARAIAGEAKVQFFSISGSDFVEMFVGVGASRVRDLFEQAKKSAPCIVFIDEIDAVGRHRGAGLGGGHDEREQTLNQLLVEMDGFEGNEGVILIAATNRPDVLDPALLRPGRFDRRVVVDRPDVKGRFEILKVHTTDKIPLSPDVDLEVIARGTPGFAGADLANLCNEAALTAARGSKKWVEMADFENAKDKVYMGSERRSLVMTEADKRITAYHEAGHTVVAAVVPDSDPIHKVTIIPRGRALGVTWQLPITDRYNTTRDYMESRIAIAMGGRIAEEIFFNQLSTGAANDIQQATEMARSMVTEYGMSDKLGPLNFGGGGNHEVFLGRDFAQHREISEDTARLIDVEVQEFVLRNYARAKSAIETHRDQLVAIAEALLVRETLDGNDVEILMKGGTLPPPKAGSTPTAPATVEGPSTDPGLNPALKPA, via the coding sequence ATGAAAAGCGTTCTGGTCTGGCTGGGCATCGTCGCCCTCCTGGTTCTGGCCTTCCGCCAGATCCCCCAGAACAGTCGCCAGATCGAGATTCCCTTCTCGACCTTCTACACCGAGGGTGTGGGAGGCAAGTACAAATCCGTGACGCTGTCCGGATTTGATGTCGAAGGCACCTACAAGCAGCCCGAAAAGAACGCCAAGACCGGCGAGGCCATCGAGCGGTTCCGCACCGTGGCTCCGCCCATGCAGGACCTGGGCAAAGTCATCCTCAGCTGGAAGACCGAAGGGCAGCTCGAGGAGTTCAAGGCCGCCAAGCCCAGCGAGAACAACTTCGCCTATGTGCTGATGTTCTGGGCCCCCCTGCTGGTCTTCGTGGTGCTCTGGTTCGTCTTCATGCGCCAGGCCCAGATGGGCGGCAACAAGGCCCTGAGCTTCGGCAAGGCCCGCGCCAAGGGGCTTTCCACCAGCGCCAAGCGCATCACCTTCGCGGATGTCGCCGGTTGCGACGAAGCCAAGGAGGAGCTGAAGGAGATCGTCGACTTCCTGAAGGATCCCGCCAAGTTCGTGAAGCTGGGCGGCAAGATCCCCAAGGGCGTCCTGCTCATGGGCCCTCCGGGCACGGGCAAGACCCTGCTGGCACGCGCCATCGCGGGCGAGGCCAAGGTCCAGTTCTTCTCCATCTCGGGCTCGGACTTCGTGGAGATGTTCGTGGGTGTGGGCGCCAGCCGCGTGCGCGACCTCTTCGAGCAGGCCAAGAAGAGCGCCCCCTGCATCGTGTTCATCGATGAGATTGACGCCGTGGGCCGCCATCGCGGGGCCGGTCTCGGCGGCGGCCACGACGAGCGGGAACAGACCCTGAACCAGCTGCTGGTCGAAATGGATGGCTTCGAGGGCAATGAGGGCGTCATCCTCATCGCCGCCACCAACCGCCCCGATGTGCTGGACCCCGCCCTGCTCCGCCCCGGCCGCTTCGACCGGCGCGTGGTGGTGGACCGCCCCGATGTGAAGGGGCGCTTCGAGATCCTGAAGGTGCACACCACCGACAAGATCCCCCTCAGCCCTGATGTGGACCTGGAAGTCATCGCCCGCGGCACCCCCGGTTTCGCCGGTGCCGACCTGGCCAACCTCTGCAACGAGGCCGCCCTCACCGCCGCCCGCGGCAGCAAGAAGTGGGTGGAGATGGCCGACTTCGAGAATGCCAAGGACAAGGTCTACATGGGCAGCGAGCGCCGCAGCCTCGTGATGACCGAAGCGGACAAGCGCATCACCGCCTACCACGAGGCGGGCCACACGGTCGTCGCCGCCGTGGTGCCCGACAGCGACCCGATCCACAAGGTCACGATCATTCCCCGGGGACGCGCCCTCGGCGTCACCTGGCAGCTGCCGATCACGGACCGCTACAACACGACGCGCGACTACATGGAGAGCCGCATCGCCATCGCCATGGGCGGCCGCATCGCCGAGGAGATCTTCTTCAACCAGCTCAGCACTGGCGCGGCCAACGACATCCAGCAGGCCACCGAGATGGCCCGGTCCATGGTCACGGAATACGGCATGAGCGATAAGCTGGGTCCTCTCAATTTCGGCGGCGGCGGCAACCATGAGGTCTTCCTCGGTCGCGATTTCGCCCAGCACCGCGAGATCTCCGAAGACACCGCCCGCCTCATCGATGTCGAGGTGCAGGAATTCGTGCTCCGCAACTACGCCCGGGCCAAGTCGGCCATCGAGACCCACCGCGATCAGCTGGTGGCCATCGCCGAGGCCCTGCTGGTCCGCGAGACCCTCGATGGCAACGATGTCGAGATCCTCATGAAGGGCGGCACGCTGCCTCCCCCCAAGGCCGGCAGCACGCCCACCGCCCCAGCCACGGTGGAGGGACCGTCCACGGATCCCGGCCTCAATCCCGCCCTGAAGCCCGCCTAG
- the tilS gene encoding tRNA lysidine(34) synthetase TilS has translation MKRFESDLLAQIQRRGDGVSGRVLVACSGGGDSVALLVLLWTLRKSLGLELTVAHADHGLRPESEEDAHFVRQLCRALDLDLVEATLGVRAHAASRGLGLEMAARELRWDWLRQEAGRTATEAVATGHTLDDHTETVFLRLARGGGLGCLHPLAPRQGPRWSPLAETRRADLRAYLKARNIPWREDATNAEPFTARNRWRPLLEEIRREAKELDRHLFETHLQAEEAEQLARTLIGTWEGSRWVIQDEGISFKREVWSERDLRWTLETAFRRLGWPREATLLRGLAPWLAERLSRGRKPSSWGNFHLNPEPDGGYLHLRQGPAPSRT, from the coding sequence TTGAAGCGCTTCGAATCCGACCTGCTCGCGCAGATCCAGCGCCGCGGCGATGGCGTGAGCGGCCGGGTGCTGGTGGCCTGCTCGGGCGGAGGCGATTCGGTGGCGCTGCTGGTGCTGCTCTGGACGCTGCGGAAGAGCCTCGGCCTCGAGTTGACCGTGGCCCACGCGGACCACGGGCTGAGGCCAGAATCGGAAGAGGACGCGCACTTCGTACGGCAGCTCTGCCGGGCCTTGGATCTCGATCTCGTCGAGGCGACCCTCGGCGTGAGGGCCCACGCCGCATCACGGGGCCTCGGCCTCGAGATGGCCGCCCGGGAGCTGCGCTGGGACTGGCTGCGGCAGGAAGCCGGGCGCACCGCCACGGAGGCGGTCGCCACGGGGCACACGCTGGATGACCACACAGAGACCGTCTTCCTGCGCCTGGCCCGGGGTGGGGGCCTGGGCTGCCTGCACCCTCTCGCGCCGCGCCAGGGCCCCCGCTGGTCACCCCTGGCGGAGACGCGCCGTGCCGACCTCCGCGCCTACCTCAAGGCCCGGAACATCCCCTGGCGGGAGGACGCCACCAACGCCGAGCCCTTCACCGCGCGGAACCGCTGGCGGCCGCTGCTCGAGGAGATCCGCCGAGAAGCGAAGGAACTGGACCGCCACCTGTTCGAGACCCACCTGCAGGCCGAGGAGGCCGAGCAGTTGGCCCGGACCCTGATCGGCACCTGGGAGGGTTCGCGCTGGGTCATCCAGGACGAGGGTATTTCGTTCAAACGGGAGGTCTGGAGCGAGCGGGACCTGCGCTGGACCCTTGAAACCGCCTTCCGCCGGCTGGGTTGGCCCCGCGAGGCGACCCTGCTCAGGGGCCTTGCTCCCTGGCTGGCCGAACGCCTCTCCAGGGGTCGCAAACCCTCATCCTGGGGGAATTTCCACCTAAACCCTGAACCAGATGGCGGGTATCTGCATCTAAGACAAGGACCCGCGCCTTCCCGGACCTAG
- the bshB1 gene encoding bacillithiol biosynthesis deacetylase BshB1 — translation MSPDPETTGLDVLALGAHPDDVEVHVGGLLALATDRGLKAGILDLTSGDLGTRGTAETRRAEAQEAARILGVPRIVLDFPDGRFTEEESYRLRLMAELRRLRPRVLILPAPEDRHPDHRRAHRLGREAAYYAGLKNYPCSGTPWRPEALAWVGGENPGPPDLLVDVSAVWERRMAAFDAFGSQFTQDASQPATRIAHPAFRRGVVGRAMHWGSFLMCDWAEALWCERPVPPALLRLLATLEGR, via the coding sequence ATGAGCCCCGATCCTGAAACCACCGGCCTGGATGTCCTTGCCCTCGGCGCGCATCCCGACGATGTGGAGGTCCATGTGGGCGGCCTCCTGGCGCTGGCTACGGATCGCGGCTTGAAAGCCGGCATCCTCGACCTCACCAGCGGCGATCTCGGCACCCGCGGCACCGCCGAAACCCGCCGCGCCGAAGCCCAGGAAGCCGCGCGCATCCTCGGCGTGCCCCGTATCGTGCTGGACTTCCCCGATGGCCGGTTCACGGAGGAGGAATCCTACCGTCTGCGCCTGATGGCCGAGCTCCGGCGGCTGCGGCCCCGGGTGCTGATCCTCCCCGCCCCGGAGGACCGCCACCCCGACCATCGCCGGGCCCACCGCCTGGGCCGGGAGGCCGCCTACTACGCCGGGCTGAAGAACTACCCCTGCAGCGGAACCCCCTGGCGCCCCGAGGCGCTCGCCTGGGTGGGCGGCGAGAACCCCGGTCCGCCGGACCTGCTGGTGGATGTGAGCGCCGTGTGGGAGCGTCGCATGGCCGCCTTCGACGCCTTCGGCAGCCAGTTCACCCAGGACGCCTCGCAGCCCGCCACGCGCATCGCCCACCCCGCCTTCCGCCGCGGCGTCGTGGGCCGCGCCATGCACTGGGGCTCCTTCCTCATGTGCGACTGGGCCGAGGCCCTCTGGTGCGAGCGGCCCGTGCCCCCCGCCCTGCTCCGCCTGCTGGCGACGCTGGAGGGACGCTGA
- the bshC gene encoding bacillithiol biosynthesis BshC: MTGARPVIATGQQIGAGWSPALSVAKALAALAEARRSGAEAVYWLADEDHDRAEVAGVVGLEGGRLKRHRFRFESRTGTATGWLPWNATHQAEAERLWGPLPQPQEPTLRGHVLALGQPLWDRGLRPFSPTEPRIRASIQTELERWRTLNLEALLMRQAEALEAQGAPLPLDPRVQAAWFSLDPQSGRRQRLEQGESLPAGHWLSPGAAVRPLMQSLLLPVAAVVLGPSERAYWRLCEPLWERVGLAAPKILPRPTVFVIPPGFSISPDQLDALRLGAWDRLAAWPGALPTARFHAPEPDKSWPQAVQARFQKELARTRDRLTKLDRRLHREAAAHQLSGDPERLRQLLFPFDAPQERVMPGVPWLRNENLLDAILERMDGASPVILVEEP, encoded by the coding sequence ATGACCGGAGCCCGGCCCGTCATCGCCACCGGGCAGCAGATCGGCGCCGGCTGGAGTCCGGCCCTGTCCGTGGCCAAAGCCCTGGCCGCATTGGCCGAAGCCCGGCGCAGCGGTGCCGAGGCCGTCTACTGGCTGGCGGACGAGGACCACGACCGCGCCGAGGTGGCGGGCGTCGTGGGCCTGGAGGGCGGCCGCCTGAAGCGCCATCGCTTCCGTTTCGAATCACGGACCGGCACCGCCACGGGCTGGCTGCCCTGGAACGCCACCCACCAGGCCGAGGCCGAGCGGCTCTGGGGCCCCCTGCCCCAGCCCCAGGAGCCCACGCTGCGGGGTCATGTCCTGGCCTTGGGCCAGCCGCTGTGGGACCGCGGCCTGCGTCCTTTTTCGCCGACGGAGCCTCGTATTCGGGCCTCCATCCAGACCGAGCTGGAACGGTGGCGGACCCTGAATCTCGAGGCACTGCTCATGCGGCAGGCGGAGGCTCTGGAGGCCCAGGGCGCACCGCTCCCCCTGGATCCGCGGGTGCAGGCCGCCTGGTTCTCCCTGGATCCCCAGTCGGGCCGGCGGCAGCGGCTGGAGCAGGGCGAGTCCCTGCCAGCCGGTCACTGGCTCAGTCCCGGTGCTGCCGTGCGCCCCCTGATGCAGTCCCTGCTGCTGCCCGTCGCCGCCGTGGTCCTCGGGCCTTCCGAGCGGGCCTACTGGCGTCTCTGCGAGCCGCTCTGGGAACGCGTGGGCCTCGCGGCGCCCAAGATCCTTCCGCGGCCAACGGTCTTCGTCATCCCCCCGGGCTTCAGCATCTCCCCTGACCAGCTCGATGCCCTCAGGCTGGGCGCCTGGGATCGCCTCGCGGCCTGGCCCGGCGCGCTTCCCACGGCCAGGTTCCATGCCCCCGAACCGGATAAATCCTGGCCTCAGGCCGTCCAGGCGCGCTTCCAGAAGGAACTCGCCCGGACCCGTGACCGCCTGACCAAGCTGGACCGCCGCCTGCACCGCGAGGCCGCCGCCCACCAGCTGAGCGGCGATCCCGAGCGGCTGCGCCAGCTCCTGTTCCCCTTCGACGCCCCCCAGGAACGCGTGATGCCCGGGGTTCCATGGCTGCGGAACGAGAACCTGCTCGATGCCATCCTGGAGCGCATGGATGGTGCATCTCCCGTGATCCTGGTGGAGGAACCATGA
- a CDS encoding DUF4010 domain-containing protein encodes MLTLDLSTLKEAGMAVALGLMMGLERERSGFERSQESRDEPHHRRESDQAEGLRGSLGARTFALLTLLGWVSVKVGGTGLALPIAVQAFAALLIGLFYFQTSSAERGLTTEIAALAAPLLGMLLTRDALLAVAVTVIVTLLLLSKPWFRAWIPRLHREDLTAAMQLLIVFAILLPLLPSKTLDPWGVLSPQKVGWMVALVAAVDFMGYALNRTLGSSRGAVMTGLVGGMVSSTIVAVTMSRRVKTDPSLRGPGQVAVMLACAVMGVRVALLAGVVGGMDLLRPLLAPLAAMVVTLLAATWWILRSGAAHEIDAEEVPVRNPFHLKRALAWGLALAAVLLVSAAARDGFGDRGLMMAAGLSGLADVVAITLAVSSQVRSVGLPAATAVLAIVLAIGANTLAKAGFAWIAGGRAFGLRLAVMLALSFGATLAMTALQF; translated from the coding sequence ATGCTGACCCTCGATTTGTCCACCCTGAAAGAAGCAGGCATGGCCGTGGCCTTGGGCTTGATGATGGGTCTGGAGCGCGAGCGCAGCGGCTTTGAGCGGAGCCAGGAGAGCCGCGATGAGCCCCACCATCGCCGGGAATCTGATCAGGCCGAGGGCCTGCGGGGGAGTCTGGGCGCGCGGACCTTCGCCCTGCTCACCCTCCTGGGCTGGGTTTCCGTGAAGGTGGGCGGGACGGGCCTGGCTCTGCCCATCGCCGTGCAGGCGTTCGCAGCGCTGCTCATCGGACTCTTCTATTTCCAGACCAGCTCGGCGGAGCGGGGCCTCACCACGGAGATCGCGGCCCTGGCCGCCCCCCTGCTGGGCATGCTCCTCACGCGGGACGCCCTCCTCGCCGTGGCCGTCACGGTGATCGTCACCCTGCTGCTGCTGTCCAAACCGTGGTTCCGCGCCTGGATTCCCCGCCTGCACCGGGAAGACCTGACCGCCGCCATGCAGCTGCTCATCGTCTTCGCCATCCTGCTGCCGCTGCTCCCATCGAAGACCCTGGATCCCTGGGGGGTGCTCTCGCCCCAGAAGGTGGGCTGGATGGTGGCCCTTGTCGCGGCCGTGGATTTCATGGGCTATGCCTTGAACCGCACCCTGGGATCGAGCCGGGGCGCGGTGATGACGGGGCTCGTGGGCGGCATGGTGAGCTCCACCATCGTGGCCGTGACCATGTCGCGGCGGGTCAAGACTGATCCCTCCCTCCGCGGCCCCGGCCAGGTGGCGGTGATGCTGGCCTGCGCGGTCATGGGGGTGAGGGTGGCGCTTCTCGCCGGCGTGGTGGGGGGAATGGATCTCCTGCGACCCCTCCTGGCGCCCCTGGCCGCCATGGTGGTGACGCTGCTCGCCGCGACCTGGTGGATCCTCCGGTCCGGAGCGGCCCACGAGATCGATGCGGAGGAGGTGCCGGTGCGCAACCCCTTCCACCTGAAGCGGGCCCTGGCCTGGGGCCTGGCGCTGGCCGCCGTGCTGCTCGTTTCCGCTGCCGCCCGGGACGGGTTCGGAGATCGCGGCCTCATGATGGCGGCCGGTCTCTCGGGACTGGCCGATGTGGTCGCGATCACGCTGGCCGTGAGCAGCCAGGTGCGGTCCGTGGGGCTCCCGGCGGCCACGGCCGTGCTGGCCATCGTGCTGGCCATCGGCGCGAACACCCTCGCCAAGGCCGGGTTCGCCTGGATCGCGGGCGGGCGGGCCTTCGGCCTCCGGCTGGCGGTCATGCTGGCCCTCTCCTTCGGGGCGACGCTGGCGATGACCGCCCTGCAGTTCTGA